The Flavobacterium sp. IMCC34852 genome contains the following window.
ATTCAAAACATACTTTTGAATTAAGATTTTTTTATCTTTGAGGGATTTCAAATACCAAAACAGATTATACCCATACAAGCATGAGTCTTTTCAGAAAAATTTTTGGCACAGGTAATGATGCCTCTGACGAAGAAAGTCAAAGCGAATTTAATAATACTCCTTCCAGTTTCTCACTGCTTCCGGTAGATGAGAAGTTTACTTATAATTTCAAAAAAAACGGAGGCAAGTTTTTGTACTGTGAAAATTTAAATGAAGTAAAAGACCAATTCTTAAATATCTTAGAAGAAAACGATTGGTTCGAATGTGAAGCCCTTTGCTATGAGCCGAAATTGTTCAGTATGTTGGACGAAAACAAACTGATGTACGACAAACCTGCTAATCCTAAATTCTTATTTGCCAGTTGCGAAAATTTGATTGCCGATGAAGGTTCGGTATTATTTTCTTCCAACCAAATCAAACAAAATAAGCCTAACGATTTACCTATCAATATCATCATTTTAGCCACTACGAGTCAAATTTTGGAAACCAAAAGCGATGGCTTGCGTGTGATTAAAAAGAAATACGATAAAGATTATCCAACCAACATTACTACCATCAAATATTTCGAAAAAGCCAAAGACGAAGACTTCCTGCAATACGGAAGTACGGCCAAGAATTTATACCTCTTGCTTTTAGAAGATTTATAGCATGACGACTACTGTAACAAGAGCTTTATCCGGCGCAGTTTATGTACTGTTACTGGTTGGCGCGACTTTATATTCTCAATATAGCTTTTTGTTATTGTTTGGTATTTTATTGCTTTTCTCCGTAGTAGAGTTTTGTAAACTAATCTCTTTAAAACCAATTATTCCAATTGTTATTGCAACAATAGGCTACATTCTTTTCAACTTAAATAACACCATCAAAACCAACGAAATATTGCTACTCATTGCAGCTTTATTGGTTTCAATACGCTCACTGTTATTTCTGTTTGAAAAAAAGGATAGATTTCTGGATGTACAAGCCAAATACGTTTTTTTGATTGGCTATCTAATCATTCCTATTATTATTTTTACCAAAATTCCTTTCATCAATAACCAATATGTACCCGAAATCATTATTAGTATTTTAATAATCATTTGGTGCAATGATACATTTGCTTATTTGGTAGGAATCACCATGGGAAAAAACAAACTTTTTGAGAGAATTTCGCCCAAGAAAACTATAGAAGGTTTTGTCGGTGGCGTTGTTTTTTCGGTCGTAGCCGGAATTTTATTAGCCCAATTCTATTTACACCAAGACCTTATCAAATGGATTATCATAGCTATGATTGTAAGCGCTTTCGGCACTTTAGGTGATTTGATAGAATCGAAATTCAAAAGAATTGCAGGCGTCAAAGACAGCGGTAATATTATGCCCGGTCATGGTGGTTTTCTAGATCGCTTGGATAGTATTATATTTGTAGCACCATTTGTTTATTTGTTTTACCAAATTATCTATTATGTTTCATAAAGAAGGTTATAAAATCATTTTCATTGCTATTTTAAGTTTTGTTGCAGCGTTATTATTAACAGATAAATTTGTACACATTCCATGGCTTAGAATTTCAATCCAACTTGTTTTTGTATTCCTTTTTGTAATGATTTTACAATTCTTCAGAAACCCCAACAGAAAGATAGTACCTAATGAAAATTACTTCTTAGCACCGGTTGACGGTAAAGTAGTGGTGATAGAAGAAGTATTCGAAGAAGAGTATTTCAAGGACAAAAGATTACAGGTTTCCATTTTTATGTCGCCGATTAATGTACATGTAACACGTTATGGGGCTTCAGGTAAAATCAAATTCAGCAAATACCATCCCGGAAAATACTTAGTAGCGTGGCATCCGAAAGCCAGTACCGAAAACGAAAGAACCACTGTGGTGATTGAAACCAAACAGTTTGGAGAAGTTTTGTACCGACAAATCGCAGGAGCTTTAGCGCGCAGAATTGTAAACTATGCCGAAGAAGGTCAGCAAGTCGTTCAAGGAGAAGATGCCGGTTTTATTAAATTCGGTTCCAGAGTTGATATTTATTTACCATTAGGAACAAAAGTGGATGTTGCTTTAAACCAAAATGCTGTAGGTAACCAAACGGTTATCGCCTCTAAATAATTAGGATAAAACATGTCTGAAAAAGAATTAGAAGTTCGATTTCTGGAAGCAGTTGAGATTGCTTCCCAAATGACACAGTCATCGTTGCCGCAAGATGTTCAGTTGCGATTGTATGCCTATTATAAACAAGCCACTTTTGGCACTATTGAATACAACAATTCAGGGAGTTTTGATTTAAGAAATGCTTTTAAAACCAATGCTTGGATGCAAATCAGTCACTTATCAGTAGACGAAGCCAAAGAATTATACATTGAAGCTATCCACGCCATTGTAAACGAAAAAAAATAAATTATGAAAAGGATTATTGCTTTTGCATTATGTTTTTCTTTTACGTTCCTATTGCCTTCTTGCAATAAAAAAAAGTTGACCGAAGTAGTAGAAGTGCCATTGCCTTCCGCGGAGGAAAAACTAACTATCGGTCAGCCTGATGATGTAACTGCAGAAGAAGGACAATTCGCGCTTGCTAAATTGCCTTACGAATACAATGCTTTGATGCCAAGCATTGATATCCTTACGATGGAAGTGCATTATTCCAAACATTATTTAACGTACACTAATAACCTCAACAAGTTGGTCGCTGCCGATCCATTGATGGTTGATTTAGCCATAGAAGATATTCTTAAAAAGCTAGACATGAACAATGCCGATTTAAGAAATAATGCCGGTGGTTATTATAACCATACCCATTTTTGGGAAGGTATGGCACCCAAAGCCGGTGGTCAACCCAAAGATACTTTGGCCACTGTAATCACTCGAGATTTTGGTTCATTTGAAGTTTTTAAAAATCAGTTTTCTGATGCCGCCGAAAAACAATTCGGTTCAGGCTGGGCTTGGCTAGTAGTAGACAAAGCCGGAAAATTATCGGTAACGAGTACGCCCAACCAAGATAATCCTTTAATGCCGAACCAAACCGTAAAAGGAACACCAATCTTATGTTTGGATGTTTGGGAACA
Protein-coding sequences here:
- a CDS encoding phosphatidate cytidylyltransferase, coding for MTTTVTRALSGAVYVLLLVGATLYSQYSFLLLFGILLLFSVVEFCKLISLKPIIPIVIATIGYILFNLNNTIKTNEILLLIAALLVSIRSLLFLFEKKDRFLDVQAKYVFLIGYLIIPIIIFTKIPFINNQYVPEIIISILIIIWCNDTFAYLVGITMGKNKLFERISPKKTIEGFVGGVVFSVVAGILLAQFYLHQDLIKWIIIAMIVSAFGTLGDLIESKFKRIAGVKDSGNIMPGHGGFLDRLDSIIFVAPFVYLFYQIIYYVS
- a CDS encoding superoxide dismutase, whose product is MKRIIAFALCFSFTFLLPSCNKKKLTEVVEVPLPSAEEKLTIGQPDDVTAEEGQFALAKLPYEYNALMPSIDILTMEVHYSKHYLTYTNNLNKLVAADPLMVDLAIEDILKKLDMNNADLRNNAGGYYNHTHFWEGMAPKAGGQPKDTLATVITRDFGSFEVFKNQFSDAAEKQFGSGWAWLVVDKAGKLSVTSTPNQDNPLMPNQTVKGTPILCLDVWEHAYYLDYQYKRKKYIEAFFKVINWKKVTERYLEATTTK
- a CDS encoding phosphatidylserine decarboxylase family protein, producing MFHKEGYKIIFIAILSFVAALLLTDKFVHIPWLRISIQLVFVFLFVMILQFFRNPNRKIVPNENYFLAPVDGKVVVIEEVFEEEYFKDKRLQVSIFMSPINVHVTRYGASGKIKFSKYHPGKYLVAWHPKASTENERTTVVIETKQFGEVLYRQIAGALARRIVNYAEEGQQVVQGEDAGFIKFGSRVDIYLPLGTKVDVALNQNAVGNQTVIASK
- a CDS encoding acyl-CoA-binding protein, with amino-acid sequence MSEKELEVRFLEAVEIASQMTQSSLPQDVQLRLYAYYKQATFGTIEYNNSGSFDLRNAFKTNAWMQISHLSVDEAKELYIEAIHAIVNEKK
- a CDS encoding LUD domain-containing protein, which produces MSLFRKIFGTGNDASDEESQSEFNNTPSSFSLLPVDEKFTYNFKKNGGKFLYCENLNEVKDQFLNILEENDWFECEALCYEPKLFSMLDENKLMYDKPANPKFLFASCENLIADEGSVLFSSNQIKQNKPNDLPINIIILATTSQILETKSDGLRVIKKKYDKDYPTNITTIKYFEKAKDEDFLQYGSTAKNLYLLLLEDL